One genomic segment of Pedobacter endophyticus includes these proteins:
- a CDS encoding helix-turn-helix domain-containing protein, whose protein sequence is MNLDLVTKSDLLELKSELIEEIKKIVPLQTAAPDEYLKSAEVRKLMKISAGTLLHLRVSGKLPFTKIGRIVYFSREDIRRILGYGTPENAVVKRLYREEAHGERK, encoded by the coding sequence ATGAATTTAGACCTGGTTACCAAAAGTGATCTGCTTGAACTAAAAAGCGAGCTGATCGAAGAGATCAAAAAAATTGTACCGCTCCAAACGGCAGCGCCTGATGAGTACCTCAAAAGTGCTGAGGTCAGAAAGCTCATGAAAATTTCTGCCGGTACCTTGCTGCACTTGCGGGTAAGCGGCAAACTGCCCTTTACCAAGATTGGTCGCATTGTATATTTTAGCCGTGAGGATATCAGGCGGATCCTGGGTTATGGTACGCCTGAAAATGCGGTTGTCAAACGATTATATCGAGAGGAGGCGCATGGGGAGCGTAAATAA